In Desulfotomaculum sp., a genomic segment contains:
- a CDS encoding acetyl-CoA synthetase — protein MFKVQVKEILDKVKSDGRKLLFEDEVKRLLAINGVAVTPCEVAHNEDQAVQLAEKFGYPAVLKIHSIAYTHKSDCGGVKLNLPDGNSVRAAFREIRAAVADQEPEISVTVQPMASAGTEVIIGVTTDNHFGKVIMFGLGGVFAEIFEDVTFRLIPITRKDAFDMLGSVKGNILLEGYRGNPPADRETLVDVLLKVSKLIEKNAEIKELDLNPVVVYENGLLVLDGRGTLL, from the coding sequence GTGTTTAAAGTGCAGGTAAAAGAAATTCTAGATAAGGTTAAATCTGACGGGAGAAAGCTGCTTTTCGAGGATGAGGTCAAACGGCTTCTTGCCATAAACGGAGTAGCGGTTACCCCCTGCGAGGTAGCGCATAATGAAGACCAGGCGGTCCAACTGGCCGAAAAGTTCGGCTACCCGGCAGTTCTTAAGATTCATTCTATTGCCTATACCCACAAATCAGATTGCGGAGGAGTAAAACTTAACCTGCCTGATGGAAACTCGGTCAGGGCGGCTTTTCGCGAAATCAGGGCGGCAGTCGCCGATCAGGAGCCGGAGATAAGCGTAACCGTACAGCCCATGGCAAGCGCCGGAACGGAAGTGATCATCGGCGTGACTACCGACAATCATTTTGGCAAGGTAATCATGTTCGGTCTTGGGGGAGTCTTTGCGGAAATTTTTGAAGACGTGACCTTTAGGTTGATTCCCATTACAAGGAAAGATGCCTTTGACATGCTTGGGTCAGTGAAGGGGAATATTCTCTTGGAAGGCTACAGGGGGAACCCCCCGGCGGATCGTGAGACACTGGTAGACGTGCTTTTAAAAGTATCCAAACTGATTGAGAAAAACGCAGAAATTAAGGAACTTGACCTCAACCCGGTAGTTGTTTATGAAAATGGCCTGCTTGTTTTAGACGGAAGGGGAACATTGCTTTAA